Proteins found in one Quercus robur chromosome 2, dhQueRobu3.1, whole genome shotgun sequence genomic segment:
- the LOC126713135 gene encoding probable receptor-like protein kinase At4g10390 produces MGFLKCLIGFKIRRRSNRVVTYNQDHDGNRNQSTSNGTTTNTATDDSSKTNRLELIDGQKRNIDGVGVIRKFSWDEVERLTKNFSKVIGSGGFSTVYLAHFQGLELELGAIKVHIGSERLNQLFKQELDILLRLRHQHIVKLLGYCDDGEQGAMVFEYVSNGSLQEKLHGGGDGIAEEDAKSKRKSLPVLSWRSRMTIAFQLAQAIEYLHEKCSPQIVHGDIKASNILLDHHLNCKLCDFGFSKMGFSSSILPPSSSSPAYSSRRKQVMMGSPGYTDPHYLRTGLASKKNDIYSYGVVVLELVTGMEAFCSERGQFLTSIVGPTLLTRDVADMVDPRLGRDYDMEEARAMLSISALCLGHSPTLRPSATHILQTIKDKMSKSLPPLSISHRHRTKTNLVNS; encoded by the exons ATGGGTTTCCTCAAGTGCCTTATTGGATTCAAAATTAGACGCAGATCCAATCGTGTCGTTACTTATAATCAGGACCATGATGGGAACCGGAACCAGTCTACTAGCAATGGCACCACTACTAATACAGCTACTGATGATAGTAGTAAGACTAATAGACTTGAGCTAATTGATGGTCAAAAGCGGAATATTGATGGGGTTGGGGTGATCAGGAAATTCAGTTGGGATGAGGTTGAGAGGCTGACCAAGAACTTCTCCAAGGTGATTGGATCGGGAGGATTTAGCACCGTCTATTTGGCTCACTTCCAGGGCCTGGAACTGGAGCTGGGGGCAATTAAGGTCCACATTGGCAGTGAGCGCCTCAACCAATTGTTCAAGCAAGAACTGGACATCCTGCTCCGTCTTCGCCATCAACATATCGTCAAGCTTCTTGGTTATTGTGATGACGGAG aACAAGGGGCAATGGTATTTGAGTACGTCTCCAACGGAAGCTTGCAAGAGAAGCTccatggtggtggtgatggtatAGCAGAAGAAGATGcaaaaagcaaaaggaaatCATTGCCTGTGCTTTCGTGGAGAAGCCGCATGACAATAGCCTTCCAGCTAGCGCAAGCAATAGAATATTTGCATGAAAAGTGTAGCCCACAGATTGTTCACGGTGACATTAAAGCTTCAAACATCCTACTGGACCACCATCTCAACTGCAAGCTCTGTGATTTCGGTTTCTCAAAGATGGGGTTTTCTTCGTCTATACTCCCACCTTCTTCATCTTCCCCTGCTTATTCCTCGAGGAGGAAGCAAGTGATGATGGGTTCTCCAGGTTACACCGATCCACACTACCTGAGAACTGGATTAGCCTCAAAGAAGAACGACATTTACAGCTATGGAGTCGTGGTTTTGGAGCTTGTGACAGGGATGGAGGCCTTCTGTTCCGAAAGGGGCCAGTTCTTGACATCTATAGTGGGACCGACATTGCTGACGAGGGATGTGGCGGACATGGTGGACCCACGACTGGGCAGAGACTATGATATGGAAGAAGCAAGGGCCATGCTTTCCATCTCAGCCCTCTGCCTTGGCCACTCGCCCACCCTCAGGCCTTCTGCCACCCACATCTTGCAAACTATCAAGGACAAAATGTCTAAATCTCTTCCACCTCTTTCCATTTCTCACCGCCACCGGACAAAGACAAATTTGGTCAACTCGTGA